A region from the Spirochaetota bacterium genome encodes:
- a CDS encoding thioredoxin domain-containing protein, whose protein sequence is LGLISFVKIKKFCSFCMMLWACNGVLLILTGILISKVHNGLKSGLNILHDFDMIELLKNRQFQKLLAIVSIAGIISVVSGYGVNASLQYTYTQKEKQREAKLIEDFKKDYEKYEKVSIKVDDIEPFIGTNESPVHIVVFFDFNCGACHRAVSLLHEIALKYQSKVALYLRHFPLDGTCNRFIPRKKDGTSCRASLVAYSLYGKSEYINFVLQLMQYRGSINEEVIKEAIVNVHQDWADVEKKSYSPEVRKRLENDIALGGKLDISATPTIIINNTKLRPGIPPAYILEMAIKIEMAKRQ, encoded by the coding sequence TTAGGATTAATATCGTTTGTAAAAATAAAAAAATTTTGTTCCTTTTGCATGATGTTGTGGGCATGCAATGGTGTTTTGCTTATTCTTACGGGAATTTTAATCAGCAAGGTGCATAATGGTTTAAAAAGTGGTTTGAACATACTACATGATTTTGATATGATAGAACTTTTAAAAAATAGGCAATTTCAAAAACTATTAGCAATAGTATCAATAGCAGGTATTATATCAGTGGTGAGTGGGTATGGTGTCAATGCATCACTTCAGTATACATATACTCAAAAGGAAAAACAAAGAGAAGCAAAGCTCATAGAAGATTTTAAAAAAGATTATGAAAAATATGAAAAAGTCAGCATAAAGGTTGACGATATTGAACCATTTATAGGGACAAATGAAAGCCCTGTACACATAGTTGTATTTTTTGATTTCAACTGTGGTGCCTGCCACAGAGCTGTGTCACTGCTACATGAGATTGCATTAAAATACCAGAGCAAGGTTGCATTGTACCTGAGGCATTTTCCTCTTGATGGCACCTGCAATAGATTTATTCCCCGTAAAAAAGACGGCACCTCATGCCGTGCATCATTGGTTGCATATTCACTGTATGGAAAAAGTGAGTATATTAACTTTGTTTTGCAGCTTATGCAATACCGGGGCAGTATAAATGAAGAGGTAATAAAAGAGGCTATTGTAAATGTACATCAAGACTGGGCAGATGTGGAAAAGAAATCCTATTCACCAGAAGTGCGTAAGCGCTTAGAAAATGATATTGCTCTGGGTGGTAAACTTGACATTAGTGCAACACCAACAATCATTATTAATAACACAAAGTTACGCCCTGGCATACCCCCGGCATATATTCTAGAAATGGCAATAAAGATAGAAATGGCAAAAAGGCAATAA